Genomic DNA from Bacillus thuringiensis:
AGGTCTTGTTTTTATCTTTCAATCTAAAATTTATGTGAAAATCCCTCTAATGAATAGTCCTATACACTTATTTAACACTTGTTTCATAACATATTAAGTCTACATTCAAAGAATTGCAATTCATTTGAAAAGTCGGTGAGAACATGAGTAAATTTAACAAGTTCAATAAATGTAATGACTTTCCTTTCCCATGTGCCTTTCCTCCCGCAGGACAAGGCACAACAGGCCCAACTGGTCCAACAGGACCGGGTGGAATTGGCCCAACAGGCCCAACAGGCCCTAGTGGAACGGGCATAGGTGTAACAGGCCCAACAGGACCCCAAGGAGTTCAAGGAATTCAAGGAGAGCCAGGACCAGAAGGACCTACTGGACCCCAAGGAGTTCAAGGAATTCAAGGAGAGCCAGGACCAGAAGGACCTACTGGACCCCAAGGAGTTCAAGGAATTCAAGGAGAGCCAGGACCAGAAGGACCTACTGGACCCCAAGGAGTTCAAGGAATTCAAGGAGAGCCAGGACCAGAAGGACCTACAGGTCCGCAAGGAGTACAAGGAATCCAAGGAGAGCCGGGGCCAGAAGGCCCAACAGGTCCGCAAGGAGTACAAGGAATCCAAGGAGAGCCAGGACCAGAAGGACCTACAGGTCCGCAAGGAGTACAAGGAATCCAAGGAGAGCCGGGGCCAGAAGGCCCAACAGGACCTCAAGGAGTACAAGGAATCCAAGGAGAGCCAGGACCAGAAGGACCTACAGGTCCAGATATCCCTAGAACATATGGAAATTTTACTGTTCAAGGTACTCAAATTGTTTTAAGTGGTGCTCCCGTTAATTTTAATAACAGTATTCAAGTTACTAACCTTATATTTAACAGCCCAGATACAATAGTAATTATTGACCCAGGTATATATATAATAAATTTTTATATTGCTATAGATCCAACAACAATTCCTCCTATCCTTTTTGCTGTTGGTATTAATGGTACAACTCAAGGGCAAAGGAGTATGGGCGTTAACACATCAGGCTCAATGATTTCGAGTATCTTAATAACATCTTTAAACGCAGGTGATCAAATACAAATATATAATGTTGGACAAAATTCTGTAACAATCCCTCAAGTAAGCGGTATTACAGATCCTGGTAATTCAACTC
This window encodes:
- a CDS encoding collagen-like protein — translated: MSKFNKFNKCNDFPFPCAFPPAGQGTTGPTGPTGPGGIGPTGPTGPSGTGIGVTGPTGPQGVQGIQGEPGPEGPTGPQGVQGIQGEPGPEGPTGPQGVQGIQGEPGPEGPTGPQGVQGIQGEPGPEGPTGPQGVQGIQGEPGPEGPTGPQGVQGIQGEPGPEGPTGPQGVQGIQGEPGPEGPTGPQGVQGIQGEPGPEGPTGPDIPRTYGNFTVQGTQIVLSGAPVNFNNSIQVTNLIFNSPDTIVIIDPGIYIINFYIAIDPTTIPPILFAVGINGTTQGQRSMGVNTSGSMISSILITSLNAGDQIQIYNVGQNSVTIPQVSGITDPGNSTPLTRQGGRLAICKVFN